A section of the Humulus lupulus chromosome 2, drHumLupu1.1, whole genome shotgun sequence genome encodes:
- the LOC133816931 gene encoding UPF0481 protein At3g47200-like, with amino-acid sequence MANENPGDESGHITDDHITIDIRHWESESSGPIIYKIPRKLRKVNQSAYTPQLVSIGPFHYGNDLLSEMETVKSKYYYPSFLKRFDKIIKEDDLKKVIKDCSDHLRRSYEGIPAKLLGDDDDYKLFEEMILRDACFILELFLRNVSDSEQERKRDCILRIPWLRKAIKLDLILLENQIPFFVLGKVYQVVKEHLPPVKIPSSKSSCFSSNCDSVDQGGVCTNHCDDTLKKLTIYFFEEHYLTETCKRVQPHQIKEIKHFTDLLREFWLPREFISKKNPHQDNIADRKYLYSATKLDTAGVTFEPARKGTCLTDVKISKKKIILKFTPFIKGMRLKLPELKLENDTESLLRNVMALEQCLYPDEDYICGYVALMDQLINTGEDVEFLVDEKILTNLLGGNKEAAKLINSLCNQIPREKSYYASFYNELNAFYENRWNVTRATLKKVYFKDLWTGSSTVVGLFVLLFTVSSTLKYVYFKHL; translated from the coding sequence ATGGCTAATGAAAATCCTGGAGACGAGTCTGGTCATATCACTGATGATCATATCACAATAGACATAAGGCATTGGGAATCTGAATCTTCTGGTCCGATCATTTACAAAATTCCCAGAAAGCTTCGCAAGGTAAACCAATCTGCTTACACTCCTCAACTTGTTTCCATTGGTCCTTTTCACTATGGCAATGATCTTTTGAGTGAAATGGAAACTGTCAAATCCAAATACTATTATCCCAGTTTTCTTAAACGTTTTGACAAAATAATCAAAGAGGATGATCTCAAAAAGGTCATAAAAGATTGCTCTGACCACCTACGCCGTAGTTATGAAGGGATCCCAGCTAAGTTGTTGGGGGATGATGATGATTACAAACTGTTCGAGGAAATGATTCTCAGAGATGCTTGCTTCATACTTGAGCTTTTTCTGAGGAATGTTAGTGACAGCGAGCAAGAGCGTAAGAGGGATTGTATCTTAAGAATTCCATGGTTGAGGAAAGCTATCAAGCTTGACTTGATTTTACTTGAGAACCAAATTCCTTTTTTTGTTCTAGGAAAAGTATATCAAGTTGTCAAAGAACACCTCCCTCCTGTGAAAATTCCCAGTTCAAAGTCCAGCTGTTTCAGCTCTAATTGCGATTCTGTTGATCAAGGAGGTGTCTGTACAAATCATTGTGATGATACCCTTAAAAAACTCACCATTTATTTCTTTGAAGAGCATTACTTGACTGAAACCTGCAAAAGGGTACAGCCTCATCAGATCAAGGAAATCAAACACTTCACTGATTTGCTCAGAGAGTTTTGGCTGCCAAGGGAGTTTATATCAAAGAAGAATCCACATCAAGACAACATAGCAGATAGGAAGTACCTCTACTCGGCCACAAAGCTTGACACAGCTGGTGTGACCTTCGAGCCTGCGCGCAAAGGAACATGCTTAACTGATGTGAAGATCTCTAAGAAGAAGATTATTCTCAAGTTCACACCATTCATAAAGGGTATGCGGCTGAAGCTTCCCGAGTTGAAGTTAGAGAATGACACAGAGAGTCTGTTGAGAAATGTGATGGCCTTGGAGCAGTGTCTTTACCCTGATGAGGACTACATATGTGGCTATGTGGCTCTAATGGATCAGCTCATAAACACTGGTGAAGATGTTGAGTTTCTTGTGGACGAGAAGATTCTGACCAACTTGCTTGGGGGTAACAAGGAAGCAGCCAAGTTGATCAACAGTCTTTGCAATCAGATTCCCCGGGAGAAGTCTTACTATGCTAGTTTTTACAATGAACTCAATGCGTTTTATGAGAATCGTTGGAATGTTACCAGAGCAACTCTGAAAAAGGTTTACTTTAAGGATCTTTGGACTGGTAGTTCTACCGTTGTTGGACTTTTTGTGTTGCTTTTTACAGTCTCTTCAACACTTAAGTATGTCTACTTTAAACATCTTTAA